From a region of the Primulina eburnea isolate SZY01 chromosome 7, ASM2296580v1, whole genome shotgun sequence genome:
- the LOC140836947 gene encoding DNA polymerase I A, chloroplastic/mitochondrial-like gives MAKMGFSVQTNAFWPSSFYPQYFWLCRSGTRFCSFSSTTKVFSRLDGREPQSANSLLSNGTLNVDLLELKHRPSYSTFPCDESERRRNTFTFPPLNKPSVHGELNHVIWDGGISAGHTAADWGKATEECKMKKRVFAISNNQSANLEILCQENIADKAKFGRSNIYEGEGSGLSKKDSENIGNVGHGPCMSHDRASVIQVGRDLESYTNDGEKKVVIPSRSMPEGAHLNGLKNYGHQGLITCMDYVPDKKEHDMTHRKSVSTDRDDEIITGNIATAEATELRIRLSKVYDKVLVVDSITSAEKVVDMLTNQYKNRIHACDTEVANIDVKEETPVNHGEIICFSIYSGSDADFGDGKSCIWVDVLDGGGRDLLAVFTPFFEDGSIKKVWHNYSFDCHVIENYGLKVSGFFADTMHMARLWNSARRTEGGYSLEALTGDSEVMSDAKRGPGEEVIGKVSMKTIFGRKKLRIDGSVGKLIIIPPVEDLQRVEREPWICYSALDSISTLKLYQSLEKKLLKRCWRLDGQYKGSMFDFYQQFMRPFGELLVKMEAEGMLVDRSFLSEIERVAKAEQQVSAARFRKWASKYCPDAKYMNVGSDTQLRQLFFGGIQNRKDPNEFLPVEKDFKVPNIDNIIEEGKKNPTKYCKITLRKPDGVDIQTDKYTASGWPSVSGDVLKSLAGKVSADFDFVDEDIDEELTETVTKSLSEDNETPPIEDRDTSAYGPAYTAFGGGQAGIEACHAIAALCEVCSIDSLISNFILPLQGNHISGKNGRIHCSLNINTETGRLSARRPNLQNQPALEKDRYKIRQAFVAAPGNSLIVADYGQLELRILAHLANCESMLNAFKAGGDFHSRTAMNMYPHIREAVERKDVLLEWHPQPGEDEPPAPLLKDAFASERRKAKMLNFSIAYGKTTVGLARDWKVSREEAQKTVDLWYSDRKEVLLWQHERKKQARRFRFVDTLLGRARHFPSLNNATSAHKAHIDRAAINTPVQGSAADVAMCAMLEISKNARLKALGWRLLLQVHDEVILEGPTESAEVAKAIVVECMSNPFNGENILKVDLSVDAKCAQNWYSAK, from the exons ATGGCTAAAATGGGTTTCTCTGTTCAGACTAATGCCTTCTGGCCTTCCTCCTTTTACCCTCAGTATTTCTGGCTTTGCCGCTCCGGTACTCGGTTTTGCTCCTTTTCTTCTACGACCAAAGTTTTCAGCAG ACTGGATGGAAGAGAGCCCCAAAGTGCTAATAGCCTCCTGTCAAAcggaactcttaatgttgattTACTTGAGTTAAAACATAGGCCGAGTTATAGCACGTTTCCATGCGATGAAAGTGAAAGACGAAGAAATACTTTCACGTTTCCTCCCTTGAATAAACCTTCTGTGCATGGAGAACTTAATCATGTAATTTGGGATGGTGGAATTTCTGCTGGACATACTGCGGCAGACTGGGGTAAAGCTACTGAAGAATGTAAAATGAAGAAGAGAGTATTTGCTATTAGCAATAATCAATCTGCAAATCTTGAAATACTCTGTCAAGAAAACATTGCAGACAAGGCCAAGTTTGGGAGAAGCAACATT TATGAAGGAGAAGGAAGTGGACTAAGCAAAAAGGACAGCGAAAACATTGGAAATGTTGGACATGGACCTTGTATGTCCCATGACCGAGCATCTGTTATTCAAGTTGGACGTGACCTAGAATCATATACAAATGACGGAGAAAAGAAAGTTGTTATTCCGAGTCGATCGATGCCAGAAGGTGCTCATCTCAATGGCTTGAAAAATTATGGACATCAAGGTTTGATAACTTGCATGGACTATGTCCCTGATAAAAAAGAACATGATATGACCCATAGAAAATCTGTCTCCACTGACAGAGATGATGAAATTATAACTGGAAACATTGCCACTGCTGAAGCCACAGAACTCCGTATAAGGCTTAGCAAGGTCTATGACAAGGTTCTTGTGGTTGACAGCATCACATCAGCTGAGAAAGTAGTCGACATGCTCACCAATCAGTACAAAAATCGCATCCACGCTTGTGATACAGAG GTGGCCAACATTGATGTGAAAGAGGAAACACCAGTCAACCATGGAGAAATTATTTGTTTCAGTATATATTCTGGATCAGATGCTGATTTTGGTGATGGCAAATCTTGCATCTGGGTAGATGTCCTTGATGGAGGTGGCAGAGATCTTCTGGCCGTATTCACTCCATTTTTTGAAGACGGGTCTATTAAAAAG GTGTGGCACAATTATAGCTTTGATTGTCATGTCATAGAGAACTATGGACTTAAAGTTAGTGGTTTCTTTGCTGATACAATGCACATGGCTCGATTATGGAATTCTGCTCGGCGAACTGAAGGTGGGTATTCTTTAGAAGCACTGACAGGTGATTCGGAAGTCATGTCAGATGCTAAGAGAGGCCCTGGTGAGGAAGTGATAGGAAAAGTGTCGATGAAAACTATCTTTGGAAGAAAAAAACTGAGGATCGATGGATCTGTGGGAAAATTAATCATCATTCCTCCTGTTGAAGACCTACAAAGAGTTGAGAGAGAACCATGGATTTGTTATTCTGCTTTAGATTCAATCAGCACATTGAAGCTTTATCAAAGTTTAGAGAAGAAATTATTGAAGCGCTGTTGGAGACTTGATGGGCAATATAAAGGATCGATGTTTGATTTTTACCAACAATTCATGCGTCCATTTGGTGAACTTCTTGTAAAAATGGAAGCAGAGGGGATGCTGGTTGACCGTTCCTTCCTTTCTGAGATTGAAAGGGTAGCTAAAGCAGAGCAGCAAGTTTCGGCAGCTAGATTTCGCAAGTGGGCATCAAAGTATTGCCCTGATGCCAAATACATGAATGTCGGAAGTGATACACAGTTGCGACAGCTTTTTTTTGGTGGTATACAAAACAG AAAGGACCCCAATGAGTTTCTTCCGGTGGAGAAAGATTTTAAAGTTCCGAATATAGATAATATTATCGAAGAAGGCAAGAAGAATCCCACAAAATACTGTAAAATCACACTGCGCAAGCCTGATGGTGTTGACATTCAGACTGACAAGTACACTGCAAGCGGTTGGCCTTCTGTTAGCGGAGATGTTTTAAAGAGTCTAGCTGGAAAGGTTTCTGCTGACTTTGACTTTGTGGATGAAGACATTGATGAAGAACTGACTGAAACTGTGACTAAAAGCCTTTCCGAGGACAATGAAACACCTCCTATTGAAGACCGTGATACCTCTGCTTATGGACCAGCTTACACTGCCTTTGGTGGTGGACAGGCAGGAATTGAGGCTTGCCATGCCATTGCTGCTTTATGTGAAGTTTGTTCGATAGACTCGCTCATATCCAACTTTATTCTCCCATTGCAG GGCAATCATATATCTGGCAAGAATGGGAGAATCCATTGTTCCTTGAATATCAACACAGAAACCGGGCGGTTGTCTGCAAGAAGGCCGAATTTACAG AACCAGCCTGCCTTGGAGAAAGATCGGTATAAGATTCGGCAAGCTTTTGTAGCTGCACCTGGTAACTCTCTGATAGTTGCTGATTATGGACAG TTAGAACTTAGGATTCTTGCACATCTTGCCAATTGTGAGAGCATGTTGAATGCTTTCAAAGCTGGTGGAGACTTCCATTCAAGAACGGCAATGAATATGTATCCACACATTCGTGAAGCTGTCGAACGGAAGGACGTACTTCTTGAGTGGCATCCTCAGCCTGGTGAAGATGAGCCTCCGGCCCCTTTACTAAAG gATGCTTTTGCTTCTGAAAGAAGAAAAGCAAAGATGCTTAACTTTTCCATTGCATATGGGAAAACTACTGTGGGACTTGCTCGTGACTGGAAG GTGTCTCGCGAGGAAGCTCAGAAAACAGTTGATCTCTGGTACAGTGACAGAAAAGAAGTGTTATTATGGCAACACGAACGTAAAAAACAGGCACGTAGATTTCGGTTTGTTGACACATTACTGGGACGGGCTCGTCATTTTCCATCTCTGAACAATGCCACCTCAGCCCATAAAGCTCATATAGATAGAGCTGCCATCAACACCCCTGTGCAG GGAAGTGCTGCAGATGTTGCTATGTGTgccatgttggaaatatcgaaGAATGCACGACTAAAGGCGCTAGGGTGGAGACTACTGTTACAG GTTCACGATGAGGTGATCCTAGAAGGGCCAACTGAATCAGCTGAGGTTGCTAAGGCTATAGTGGTGGAATGCATGTCGAATCCTTTCAATGGCGAAAACATTCTTAAAGTTGATTTGTCTGTTGATGCCAAATGTGCGCAGAACTGGTATTCTGCCAAATAG
- the LOC140836943 gene encoding uncharacterized protein isoform X3 has translation MEEAIVGNIKYPEREAKVIMPDESGGDKNHKNQTRPVDGPQEIKRDSKNMSELQDERISHEPQVSSPSNCIRDWRMGFKWTKLLSAALCLTILMAHGVSGWTGEIHGRVVCDVCGDSSIGPEDHVLQGAEVAVLCITKSGEVLNYQAFTNVNGVYTVAETMPESERWDACLARPISSFHHHCTHLGDGSTGVKFSYTLPSGYSHTVRPFVYRPTAAPAYCN, from the exons ATGGAGGAAGCTATTGTGGGCAATATAAAATACCCAGAGAGGGAGGCAAAGGTGATTATGCCTGACGAGTCGGGAGgagataaaaatcataaaaaccaAACAAG ACCAGTTGATGGCCCACAAGAAATAAAGAGAGATAGCAAAAACATGTCCGAGCTTCAAGATGAAAGAATT AGTCATGAACCTCAGGTCTCCAGCCCAAGCA ACTGCATTCGAGACTGGAGAATGGGATTCAAATGGACAAAGCTATTATCAGCGGCACTTTGCCTCACAATTTTGATGGCACATGGAGTTAGCGGGTGGACAGGTGAAATACATGGAAGAGTGGTATGTGATGTGTGTGGTGACTCTTCAATTGGCCCCGAAGACCATGTTTTACAAG GTGCCGAGGTGGCGGTGCTTTGCATAACAAAATCTGGAGAAGTTCTAAACTATCAAGCATTTACAAATGTTAACGGAGTATACACCGTGGCAGAGACGATGCCCGAGAGTGAACGTTGGGATGCTTGTCTAGCCAGACCCATTAGCAGTTTTCATCACCATTGCACCCACCTGGGAGATGGTAGCACCGGGGTCAAGTTCAGTTACACTCTTCCATCTGGCTATTCTCATACAGTCAGGCCCTTTGTATACCGTCCCACCGCTGCTCCTGCATACTGCAACTAG
- the LOC140836943 gene encoding uncharacterized protein isoform X1, whose translation MEEAIVGNIKYPEREAKVIMPDESGGDKNHKNQTRPVDGPQEIKRDSKNMSELQDERISHEPQVSSPSSKFLPHFKMREKLQLGADHNPQSGKISYCIRDWRMGFKWTKLLSAALCLTILMAHGVSGWTGEIHGRVVCDVCGDSSIGPEDHVLQGAEVAVLCITKSGEVLNYQAFTNVNGVYTVAETMPESERWDACLARPISSFHHHCTHLGDGSTGVKFSYTLPSGYSHTVRPFVYRPTAAPAYCN comes from the exons ATGGAGGAAGCTATTGTGGGCAATATAAAATACCCAGAGAGGGAGGCAAAGGTGATTATGCCTGACGAGTCGGGAGgagataaaaatcataaaaaccaAACAAG ACCAGTTGATGGCCCACAAGAAATAAAGAGAGATAGCAAAAACATGTCCGAGCTTCAAGATGAAAGAATT AGTCATGAACCTCAGGTCTCCAGCCCAAGCAGTAAGTTTCTGCCTCACTTCAAGATGAGGGAAAAGCTTCAGCTTGGAGCTGATCACAATCCACAAAGTGGGAAGATTAGct ACTGCATTCGAGACTGGAGAATGGGATTCAAATGGACAAAGCTATTATCAGCGGCACTTTGCCTCACAATTTTGATGGCACATGGAGTTAGCGGGTGGACAGGTGAAATACATGGAAGAGTGGTATGTGATGTGTGTGGTGACTCTTCAATTGGCCCCGAAGACCATGTTTTACAAG GTGCCGAGGTGGCGGTGCTTTGCATAACAAAATCTGGAGAAGTTCTAAACTATCAAGCATTTACAAATGTTAACGGAGTATACACCGTGGCAGAGACGATGCCCGAGAGTGAACGTTGGGATGCTTGTCTAGCCAGACCCATTAGCAGTTTTCATCACCATTGCACCCACCTGGGAGATGGTAGCACCGGGGTCAAGTTCAGTTACACTCTTCCATCTGGCTATTCTCATACAGTCAGGCCCTTTGTATACCGTCCCACCGCTGCTCCTGCATACTGCAACTAG
- the LOC140836943 gene encoding uncharacterized protein isoform X2, with the protein MEEAIVGNIKYPEREAKVIMPDESGGDKNHKNQTRPVDGPQEIKRDSKNMSELQDERISHEPQVSSPSSKFLPHFKMREKLQLGADHNPQNCIRDWRMGFKWTKLLSAALCLTILMAHGVSGWTGEIHGRVVCDVCGDSSIGPEDHVLQGAEVAVLCITKSGEVLNYQAFTNVNGVYTVAETMPESERWDACLARPISSFHHHCTHLGDGSTGVKFSYTLPSGYSHTVRPFVYRPTAAPAYCN; encoded by the exons ATGGAGGAAGCTATTGTGGGCAATATAAAATACCCAGAGAGGGAGGCAAAGGTGATTATGCCTGACGAGTCGGGAGgagataaaaatcataaaaaccaAACAAG ACCAGTTGATGGCCCACAAGAAATAAAGAGAGATAGCAAAAACATGTCCGAGCTTCAAGATGAAAGAATT AGTCATGAACCTCAGGTCTCCAGCCCAAGCAGTAAGTTTCTGCCTCACTTCAAGATGAGGGAAAAGCTTCAGCTTGGAGCTGATCACAATCCACAAA ACTGCATTCGAGACTGGAGAATGGGATTCAAATGGACAAAGCTATTATCAGCGGCACTTTGCCTCACAATTTTGATGGCACATGGAGTTAGCGGGTGGACAGGTGAAATACATGGAAGAGTGGTATGTGATGTGTGTGGTGACTCTTCAATTGGCCCCGAAGACCATGTTTTACAAG GTGCCGAGGTGGCGGTGCTTTGCATAACAAAATCTGGAGAAGTTCTAAACTATCAAGCATTTACAAATGTTAACGGAGTATACACCGTGGCAGAGACGATGCCCGAGAGTGAACGTTGGGATGCTTGTCTAGCCAGACCCATTAGCAGTTTTCATCACCATTGCACCCACCTGGGAGATGGTAGCACCGGGGTCAAGTTCAGTTACACTCTTCCATCTGGCTATTCTCATACAGTCAGGCCCTTTGTATACCGTCCCACCGCTGCTCCTGCATACTGCAACTAG